The Corylus avellana chromosome ca8, CavTom2PMs-1.0 genome has a segment encoding these proteins:
- the LOC132189098 gene encoding uncharacterized protein LOC132189098 isoform X5: MLLTIKWHGRGKGYDPLLFSAIPNSKPSLYRKKTGAIKVNISTPSESNAKKANLSAARKERIKLPSYDDGCGDKTLHISEFLSHPSGIQAMLNTSALQDFQALNNDTYRCSLPKLKLLNFEAAPVLDLRVTQTNEDCTVEMLSCKFEGSEIMERQNNHFSAFMMNHMKWETNDFESFLEVDVKLNLTLELVIELGHGIPSI, from the exons ATGCTCTTAACTATCAAATGGCACGGACGAGGAAAAGGCTATGACCCACTTCTGTTTTCTGCTATCCCAAATTCCAAacccag CTTGTACAGGAAGAAAACTGGAGCGATCAAGGTAAACATATCAACCCCATCAGAGTCGAATGCAAAGAAAGCAAATTTATCAGCTGCAAGGAAAGAGAGAATTAAGCTACCAAGCTATGATGATGGCTGTGGGGATAAGACGCTTCATATTAGTGAATTTCTAAGCCACCCTTCTGGAATTCAAGCAATGCTAAACACAAGCGCCTTGCAAGATTTTCAAGCGCTCAACAATGACACTTACAG GTGCTCTCTTccaaaacttaaacttttaaattttgaagcaGCCCCTGTGCTGGACTTACGAGTGACCCAGACAAATGAAGATTGCACGGTTGAGATGCTTTCCTGCAAG TTTGAGGGTTCAGAGATTATGGAACGCCAAAACAACCATTTTTCAG CATTTATGATGAATCACATGAAATGGGAGACAAATGATTTTGAGTCTTTTTTGGAGGTTGACGTGAAGTTGAATCTCACTCTTGAG CTGGTTATTGAGTTAGGACACGGTATCCCTAGTATATGA
- the LOC132189098 gene encoding uncharacterized protein LOC132189098 isoform X3: MLLTIKWHGRGKGYDPLLFSAIPNSKPSLYRKKTGAIKVNISTPSESNAKKANLSAARKERIKLPSYDDGCGDKTLHISEFLSHPSGIQAMLNTSALQDFQALNNDTYRCSLPKLKLLNFEAAPVLDLRVTQTNEDCTVEMLSCKFEGSEIMERQNNHFSAFMMNHMKWETNDFESFLEVDVKLNLTLEIYTRPFTMMPISAVERPGNLTSIILFGWGYITCTPFS; the protein is encoded by the exons ATGCTCTTAACTATCAAATGGCACGGACGAGGAAAAGGCTATGACCCACTTCTGTTTTCTGCTATCCCAAATTCCAAacccag CTTGTACAGGAAGAAAACTGGAGCGATCAAGGTAAACATATCAACCCCATCAGAGTCGAATGCAAAGAAAGCAAATTTATCAGCTGCAAGGAAAGAGAGAATTAAGCTACCAAGCTATGATGATGGCTGTGGGGATAAGACGCTTCATATTAGTGAATTTCTAAGCCACCCTTCTGGAATTCAAGCAATGCTAAACACAAGCGCCTTGCAAGATTTTCAAGCGCTCAACAATGACACTTACAG GTGCTCTCTTccaaaacttaaacttttaaattttgaagcaGCCCCTGTGCTGGACTTACGAGTGACCCAGACAAATGAAGATTGCACGGTTGAGATGCTTTCCTGCAAG TTTGAGGGTTCAGAGATTATGGAACGCCAAAACAACCATTTTTCAG CATTTATGATGAATCACATGAAATGGGAGACAAATGATTTTGAGTCTTTTTTGGAGGTTGACGTGAAGTTGAATCTCACTCTTGAG ATTTACACACGCCCGTTTACCATGATGCCTATATCAGCTGTTGAGCGTCCTGGAAATTT
- the LOC132189098 gene encoding uncharacterized protein LOC132189098 isoform X4: MLLTIKWHGRGKGYDPLLFSAIPNSKPSLYRKKTGAIKVNISTPSESNAKKANLSAARKERIKLPSYDDGCGDKTLHISEFLSHPSGIQAMLNTSALQDFQALNNDTYRCSLPKLKLLNFEAAPVLDLRVTQTNEDCTVEMLSCKFEGSEIMERQNNHFSAFMMNHMKWETNDFESFLEVDVKLNLTLEIYTRPFTMMPISAVERPGNLLNLGTAAS; encoded by the exons ATGCTCTTAACTATCAAATGGCACGGACGAGGAAAAGGCTATGACCCACTTCTGTTTTCTGCTATCCCAAATTCCAAacccag CTTGTACAGGAAGAAAACTGGAGCGATCAAGGTAAACATATCAACCCCATCAGAGTCGAATGCAAAGAAAGCAAATTTATCAGCTGCAAGGAAAGAGAGAATTAAGCTACCAAGCTATGATGATGGCTGTGGGGATAAGACGCTTCATATTAGTGAATTTCTAAGCCACCCTTCTGGAATTCAAGCAATGCTAAACACAAGCGCCTTGCAAGATTTTCAAGCGCTCAACAATGACACTTACAG GTGCTCTCTTccaaaacttaaacttttaaattttgaagcaGCCCCTGTGCTGGACTTACGAGTGACCCAGACAAATGAAGATTGCACGGTTGAGATGCTTTCCTGCAAG TTTGAGGGTTCAGAGATTATGGAACGCCAAAACAACCATTTTTCAG CATTTATGATGAATCACATGAAATGGGAGACAAATGATTTTGAGTCTTTTTTGGAGGTTGACGTGAAGTTGAATCTCACTCTTGAG ATTTACACACGCCCGTTTACCATGATGCCTATATCAGCTGTTGAGCGTCCTGGAAATTT ATTAAACCTTGGAACAGCTGCTTCTTGA